In a single window of the Eshraghiella crossota genome:
- a CDS encoding glycosyltransferase family 2 protein → MKESIIITYHKNKDMLLFCLNRLLKTTPDDVEILIIGNNVNRAELDVDISNSRCKYLKYDQNLQYPKALNIAVEQCMGEIITFVDADIFVWDGWYEALYKTFTSSDKIGVAGAKLINPLTNRIIDYGIMYSKYNAAHIMMGLLYDHPLAKMDRRVQTVCSAIMMTTKTLYQKIGGMDEDIPYSYTDCDYCFRLRDIGFETWVSAGAIAYHKGGTDPNNSKSAFSYYRLDAKGMYGMKDYAKIVYDNAEWYKKSAGYFLKTYPLEVHQFVMLDFSTLYDRDSFHQMIKEVLGITYLDIIERPVAERDSGQIVLYNNSSFEFIDLVTPIIYFVDTFVALFNNKLWFQMRDIQHDLVVDRHGNILPLHLIAEQKC, encoded by the coding sequence ATGAAAGAATCAATTATTATTACATATCACAAAAATAAAGATATGTTGCTGTTTTGTCTTAACCGTCTTTTGAAAACCACACCGGATGATGTGGAAATTTTAATTATTGGCAACAATGTGAACAGAGCAGAATTAGATGTAGATATCTCAAATTCCCGATGTAAATATCTGAAATATGATCAAAATTTACAATATCCCAAGGCTCTTAATATAGCTGTTGAACAATGCATGGGCGAAATAATTACATTTGTAGATGCAGATATTTTTGTATGGGACGGATGGTATGAGGCATTATACAAAACATTTACAAGCTCAGATAAAATAGGCGTAGCCGGTGCAAAACTTATCAATCCCCTTACGAACCGTATTATTGATTACGGAATTATGTATTCAAAATATAATGCAGCCCATATAATGATGGGATTATTATACGATCATCCTTTGGCAAAAATGGATCGACGTGTGCAAACTGTGTGCAGTGCAATTATGATGACTACCAAAACTTTGTATCAAAAAATTGGCGGAATGGATGAGGACATCCCCTATTCCTATACAGATTGCGATTATTGCTTTCGTTTAAGAGATATCGGTTTTGAAACATGGGTATCAGCAGGAGCAATTGCATATCATAAAGGAGGAACAGATCCTAATAATTCAAAATCTGCTTTCAGCTATTATCGTCTGGACGCAAAAGGTATGTATGGAATGAAAGATTATGCAAAGATTGTTTATGATAATGCGGAATGGTATAAAAAAAGTGCAGGCTATTTTTTGAAAACATATCCATTGGAAGTTCACCAATTTGTAATGCTTGACTTTTCAACATTATATGACAGGGACTCTTTTCATCAAATGATAAAAGAAGTCCTTGGCATAACTTATCTTGATATTATTGAAAGACCTGTTGCTGAAAGAGACAGTGGACAAATTGTTTTGTATAATAATTCATCGTTTGAATTTATTGATCTTGTTACTCCGATTATTTATTTTGTTGATACATTTGTGGCATTATTCAATAATAAATTGTGGTTTCAAATGCGCGACATACAACATGATCTCGTAGTTGACCGTCATGGAAATATTTTGCCCCTGCATTTGATTGCTGAGCAAAAATGTTAA
- a CDS encoding restriction endonuclease, whose product MKKISSAYWEKFINIDSDGNEKGNGIEFENLVNCLLVSMYRKKWVVTGGSHDNNRDFWLYSENQHLWAECKNYSNTIAMNILAPTLVMAQIYEVNEILFFSRSTINRFAKNKILAFGEKTNKMIRFFDGVTLEALICTYASELPKKYSPVKYMSDCEMAKVDDSFVNVFFFQNAVSSVHHALEDFQNYTSAEKIYYNETFALTFSLLNPFQEDQVDVYIEFTDEESDRFSFQYFYPTIKPEDKGWYHACLKKGEGRAVSLNMRQSVYKPEIMLPRFHIAFVGVQSGNRFEWHSEKVIVKSHWVGSTRLIGNNYLKILDDTKHLLVNNPYISSLILTGSSGTGKTRVLTECQNIFLANGYRIISLSGQAGQAEQEKQEDDLSRYLIKELIAFLYEIPSDEILSFLEEKICLSQSDCEISKRSEVEKAIRLLQLIVNQTEKSLQTALNKYAVILYEKISKDKNVLIIDNMQFTGKAFQAFIEGYASYAVNQQALNLSILVCAFNTDYMTPKTSELLYNLLHADMKRCLTATLLGFQEKKQGILFLQELTRTNLDENEEYFSEIISKISLKPYNLLQVTKYLEELNIVSISPDKSGYIVPNLEKYEALSNISNGITSVLEKRFAFIYKDIPESRVKFILSIIYIFDYLDKKLQDIFQIDSKELDFLCEKNILRVQTLAIYIFDHDIIRNFFYQNNSKDILMCLEYVQNKGIEKKIRRYPIPYLLYRIAIEKDTDTMIDTGAKVVNLVLPERIASIFYNCLLDAFIELLENQNYEGVYIKYIHQICTFIRQYDGSLKAWFRSKEAYDTIQAYYPCALSEDLKFYRPFIHFCCDIAVQKHMYKQEVDFLREVLKMCNNAHPVGFENQDELNVLRAIMYNRWYISYNTESYKQEIVSVRETLMQKSRDYGEKISDPQKRGLIDYLNNSDEGYNYYGYYKDKDKLFSIWDHCTIYIPILVPEKTLNYYRKTVQYGLIEQDYEKVTSEIDKAMKYLADGKYSHEPIIFKTFFSMAEVMAKLQHEPETNYFYNARVIDDILKMQQLLDNHKLGDILLLKGVNAYYAKKKDDVYYSFKEAYKHYSVGETSRYWIKKDLLEENIQYTFTELGIYKTGYDMSFLPAECRQPLTIFENNQSIASGIQRTGDLHLNLPLI is encoded by the coding sequence ATGAAAAAAATATCATCTGCATATTGGGAAAAATTTATAAATATAGATAGTGATGGAAATGAAAAAGGAAATGGAATTGAATTTGAAAACTTAGTCAATTGCTTATTAGTTTCAATGTATAGAAAAAAATGGGTGGTTACTGGCGGTAGTCACGATAATAATCGGGATTTTTGGCTTTATTCTGAAAACCAACATTTATGGGCAGAATGTAAAAACTATTCAAACACGATTGCAATGAACATTCTAGCACCTACATTGGTGATGGCACAAATATATGAAGTAAATGAGATCTTGTTTTTTAGCCGTTCCACTATCAATAGATTTGCCAAAAATAAAATCTTAGCTTTTGGTGAAAAGACGAATAAGATGATTCGCTTTTTTGACGGGGTAACTCTTGAAGCTCTAATTTGTACCTACGCATCAGAGCTTCCTAAAAAATATTCTCCGGTCAAATATATGAGCGATTGTGAGATGGCAAAAGTAGACGATTCTTTTGTCAACGTATTTTTTTTCCAAAATGCTGTTTCTAGTGTACATCATGCGTTGGAGGACTTCCAAAATTATACATCTGCAGAAAAGATTTATTATAACGAAACCTTTGCATTGACATTCAGCTTGCTGAATCCTTTTCAGGAAGATCAGGTTGATGTTTATATAGAATTCACGGATGAAGAAAGCGATCGTTTTTCTTTTCAATATTTTTATCCTACGATTAAACCAGAAGATAAAGGGTGGTATCATGCATGTCTAAAAAAAGGTGAAGGACGCGCAGTCTCCTTAAACATGAGACAGAGTGTTTATAAACCTGAGATTATGTTGCCCAGATTTCATATCGCATTTGTTGGTGTGCAAAGCGGTAATCGTTTTGAATGGCACTCTGAAAAGGTCATCGTAAAAAGTCATTGGGTTGGTTCCACCAGACTTATTGGTAACAATTATTTAAAAATTTTAGATGACACAAAGCATCTATTGGTCAATAATCCTTACATTTCAAGTTTAATACTGACAGGAAGTAGCGGAACAGGAAAAACAAGAGTCCTAACAGAATGTCAAAACATCTTTTTAGCAAATGGATATCGAATCATTAGTCTGTCCGGACAGGCGGGGCAAGCAGAACAGGAGAAGCAGGAAGATGATTTATCACGTTATCTAATAAAGGAATTGATTGCTTTTCTTTATGAAATACCGAGTGATGAGATATTAAGTTTCTTAGAGGAAAAAATATGTTTGTCACAATCTGATTGTGAAATTTCAAAACGCAGTGAAGTAGAGAAAGCCATTCGTTTATTGCAACTAATTGTGAATCAAACAGAAAAATCATTACAAACTGCATTAAATAAGTATGCAGTTATTTTGTATGAAAAGATTTCAAAAGATAAAAATGTTCTGATTATTGATAATATGCAGTTTACCGGAAAAGCCTTTCAAGCTTTTATTGAAGGGTATGCTTCTTATGCGGTAAATCAGCAAGCACTCAATTTATCGATTCTTGTCTGCGCATTTAATACCGACTATATGACACCAAAAACTTCTGAACTGTTATATAATCTTTTGCATGCAGATATGAAGCGTTGTCTTACGGCTACATTGTTAGGATTTCAGGAGAAGAAACAAGGCATCCTTTTTTTGCAGGAGTTGACCAGAACAAATTTGGATGAGAATGAAGAATATTTTTCTGAGATTATAAGTAAAATTTCTTTAAAACCATATAATTTATTGCAAGTGACAAAGTATTTGGAGGAATTAAACATTGTAAGTATTTCTCCTGATAAAAGTGGATATATTGTACCAAATTTGGAAAAATACGAGGCACTTTCCAATATTTCAAATGGAATCACGAGCGTTTTAGAGAAAAGATTTGCTTTTATATACAAAGATATACCGGAAAGCAGAGTGAAATTTATTTTGTCTATCATCTACATTTTTGATTATTTGGATAAAAAATTGCAAGATATTTTTCAGATTGATTCAAAAGAATTAGATTTTCTATGTGAAAAGAATATTTTACGGGTGCAAACGTTAGCAATCTACATATTTGACCATGATATTATCAGAAATTTCTTCTATCAAAATAATTCAAAAGATATTTTAATGTGCTTAGAATATGTACAAAACAAAGGTATCGAAAAGAAAATTAGAAGATATCCTATCCCTTATTTATTATATAGAATTGCGATTGAAAAAGATACGGACACGATGATAGATACTGGTGCCAAGGTAGTCAATCTGGTCTTGCCGGAAAGAATCGCTTCTATATTTTATAATTGTCTACTGGATGCGTTTATTGAATTATTGGAAAATCAAAATTATGAAGGTGTGTACATAAAATATATTCACCAGATTTGTACTTTTATCCGCCAGTATGATGGTTCGCTAAAAGCATGGTTCCGTTCCAAAGAAGCTTATGACACGATACAGGCTTATTATCCGTGTGCACTATCTGAGGATCTAAAATTTTATCGTCCTTTTATTCATTTTTGTTGTGATATCGCAGTGCAGAAACACATGTATAAGCAAGAAGTGGATTTTTTAAGGGAAGTATTGAAAATGTGTAATAATGCACATCCGGTTGGGTTCGAAAATCAGGATGAATTGAATGTACTTCGGGCAATTATGTATAATCGATGGTATATTTCTTACAATACAGAGAGCTATAAACAAGAAATTGTATCAGTGAGAGAAACGCTTATGCAAAAATCCCGAGATTATGGGGAGAAAATTAGTGATCCACAAAAGCGGGGACTTATAGATTATCTGAATAATTCAGATGAAGGTTATAATTATTATGGATATTACAAAGATAAGGACAAGTTGTTTTCTATCTGGGATCACTGTACCATCTATATACCCATATTAGTGCCAGAAAAAACTCTAAATTATTATAGAAAAACCGTGCAGTATGGACTGATCGAACAGGATTATGAGAAGGTAACTTCTGAAATTGACAAAGCAATGAAATATTTAGCGGATGGCAAATATTCTCATGAACCAATTATTTTCAAAACATTCTTCTCAATGGCAGAGGTTATGGCAAAGCTTCAACATGAACCCGAAACAAACTATTTTTATAATGCCAGAGTTATTGATGACATTTTGAAGATGCAGCAGCTCTTGGATAATCACAAATTAGGAGACATATTGCTTTTAAAAGGGGTAAATGCATATTATGCCAAAAAGAAAGATGATGTTTATTATTCTTTTAAAGAAGCATATAAACACTATTCTGTCGGTGAGACTTCAAGATATTGGATCAAAAAGGATTTATTGGAAGAAAATATCCAATATACATTTACGGAGCTTGGGATATATAAAACAGGTTATGACATGTCATTTCTCCCTGCTGAATGTCGTCAGCCTTTGACGATATTTGAAAATAATCAGTCTATTGCCAGCGGCATTCAGCGAACAGGTGATTTACATCTTAATTTGCCTTTGATATAA
- a CDS encoding DNA-binding protein codes for MANYQYMMSADDVARELNCSKSHAYKLAKSMNEELASQGYITMAGRIPRAYWAKKCMVTNYR; via the coding sequence ATGGCGAATTATCAATATATGATGAGTGCCGATGATGTAGCCCGGGAATTGAATTGTTCCAAATCTCATGCATATAAGCTGGCAAAAAGCATGAATGAAGAGTTGGCATCGCAAGGATATATCACAATGGCTGGAAGAATTCCAAGAGCGTATTGGGCAAAAAAATGTATGGTTACGAATTATCGGTAG
- a CDS encoding tyrosine-type recombinase/integrase codes for MNNLQTFFEEYISFCQYQKRLDRKTLNAYKTDLKQFSQQLHSISIEAVTPDMLENYISHLHQSYKSKTVKRKIASLKAFFHYLKYKEIIDRNPFDKIHVKFREPVILPKTIPLRTVETFLATIYHQRNCAKTTYQRRNAIRDIAVIELLFSTGIRISELCSLNVNDVNLQDGTILIYGKGSKERCMHIGNDKVLSVLLEYKQEYSIEIQNCKHFFVNQSGRFLSDQAVRRMINKYSALAAIELHITPHMFRHTFATCLLEADVDIRYIQEMLGHSSINITEIYTHVAMSKKKDILTTKHPRKDFEI; via the coding sequence ATGAACAACCTACAAACCTTTTTTGAAGAATATATATCATTTTGTCAATATCAAAAGAGATTAGACCGGAAAACCTTGAATGCATATAAGACAGATTTAAAACAGTTTTCTCAGCAACTCCATTCCATATCCATTGAGGCTGTAACTCCTGATATGCTGGAAAACTATATATCTCATCTCCACCAGAGCTACAAGTCCAAAACAGTAAAGAGAAAAATAGCATCCCTCAAAGCTTTTTTTCACTACCTCAAATATAAGGAAATAATTGATAGAAATCCTTTTGACAAAATACATGTAAAATTTCGCGAACCTGTGATTCTGCCTAAAACAATTCCTCTTCGCACCGTCGAAACGTTTCTTGCCACAATATATCACCAACGTAATTGTGCTAAAACTACTTATCAGCGAAGAAATGCAATACGCGATATCGCAGTTATTGAACTGCTATTCTCCACAGGTATACGAATATCAGAATTATGTTCTCTAAACGTAAATGATGTAAATTTACAGGATGGTACTATATTAATATATGGAAAAGGCTCTAAAGAGCGTTGTATGCACATCGGAAACGATAAAGTGCTTTCTGTATTGCTTGAATATAAACAGGAGTATTCTATCGAAATACAAAACTGCAAACACTTTTTTGTTAATCAATCTGGAAGGTTCTTATCCGATCAAGCCGTACGACGAATGATTAATAAATATTCAGCTCTGGCAGCTATTGAATTACATATCACGCCACATATGTTTCGCCACACCTTTGCAACTTGTCTTTTAGAGGCAGATGTTGATATCCGCTACATTCAGGAAATGCTTGGGCACAGTTCTATTAATATAACTGAGATATATACACACGTTGCTATGTCAAAGAAAAAGGATATTTTGACTACTAAACATCCAAGGAAGGATTTTGAGATATAG
- a CDS encoding alpha/beta fold hydrolase: MSISRNEKGKEKILLLHNKQLKRLSTPYSARWISTSFGNTHLVETGNLEGSPLLVFHGGNATTAYNLLACDFLMEDFHVYAVDTIGHPGKSAEVSLSPHNYDYGKWASEVISAIGYESICCFGGSFGAGIIAKTMCFAPKKMKCAVLYVPAGIKNAPAMNSMSMLFPMIMYWITHKDKWLKKCMLPMAVTEENVTNDIYDTAKLSIDYAKVKMGMHSNVAGKLMR, encoded by the coding sequence ATGTCTATTTCCAGAAATGAAAAGGGAAAAGAAAAAATATTACTATTGCATAATAAGCAATTAAAACGCCTGTCAACTCCATACTCTGCTAGGTGGATCTCTACGTCTTTTGGTAATACACATCTTGTTGAAACAGGAAATCTGGAGGGATCACCTTTACTTGTATTTCATGGAGGAAATGCAACAACTGCATATAATTTGTTGGCGTGTGATTTTTTGATGGAAGATTTTCATGTATACGCTGTTGATACAATTGGACATCCAGGAAAGAGTGCAGAAGTAAGTTTGTCTCCACATAATTATGATTATGGTAAGTGGGCTAGTGAAGTAATATCAGCTATAGGATATGAAAGCATTTGCTGTTTTGGTGGCTCGTTTGGTGCTGGAATAATTGCTAAAACAATGTGTTTTGCACCTAAAAAAATGAAATGTGCAGTATTGTATGTGCCAGCAGGTATTAAAAATGCACCGGCAATGAATAGCATGAGTATGTTGTTCCCGATGATTATGTACTGGATTACGCATAAAGACAAATGGCTTAAAAAGTGCATGCTTCCGATGGCTGTAACAGAAGAAAATGTTACAAATGACATTTATGATACTGCGAAATTAAGCATTGATTATGCTAAAGTAAAGATGGGGATGCATAGTAATGTTGCCGGCAAACTTATGAGGTAA
- a CDS encoding sce7725 family protein, whose amino-acid sequence MYFPYLRGRQFELIALRELVEKGVLSSRITPIIEPVKLSSTLVKTIEAYGENSKQLAIITNPKVGSFSSDAREEKNQKLKESLSACLKENNNILYMYLLRASSKPEKFIARHADNMGTICDDKDAISVYEAYFAETDVKYNLIPDESGFRRKIRKNRVLLADKFNKLDRNNDYIEVDDEPFSEDHLYYQEDGYVGFADYSIVGEEYNETGFAPYAVAIHIVYFDKDDSLRVKHFVSDSNDDISDPAGKFQEALSKLVAWNETKQLDTVAMKEFEDLYHREAYPGLGTVKKLSIMHHLELIGRYLDKE is encoded by the coding sequence ATGTATTTCCCTTATTTGAGAGGACGACAATTTGAATTAATTGCGTTGCGTGAGTTGGTAGAGAAAGGTGTTTTGAGTAGCAGAATTACACCGATTATTGAACCTGTAAAATTATCTTCTACACTTGTTAAGACCATAGAAGCATATGGGGAAAATAGTAAGCAGCTTGCTATCATTACCAATCCTAAGGTGGGGAGCTTTAGTAGTGATGCCAGAGAAGAAAAAAATCAGAAGTTAAAGGAAAGCTTGTCTGCATGTTTAAAAGAAAATAATAACATTCTCTATATGTATTTATTAAGGGCGAGTTCAAAACCAGAGAAGTTTATTGCAAGACATGCAGATAATATGGGAACGATTTGTGATGACAAAGATGCAATTTCTGTTTATGAAGCATACTTTGCAGAAACAGATGTTAAGTACAATTTAATTCCGGATGAAAGTGGGTTTAGAAGGAAAATAAGAAAAAACAGAGTACTTTTGGCGGATAAGTTTAACAAACTAGACAGAAATAATGATTATATTGAAGTTGACGACGAACCTTTTTCAGAAGATCATTTGTACTATCAAGAAGATGGATATGTGGGATTTGCTGATTACTCTATAGTTGGTGAAGAATATAATGAAACGGGGTTTGCTCCTTATGCGGTTGCGATACATATTGTATATTTTGATAAAGATGATAGTTTACGCGTAAAGCATTTTGTGTCTGATTCGAATGATGATATTAGTGATCCTGCCGGGAAATTTCAAGAAGCGTTGTCGAAACTAGTGGCATGGAATGAAACAAAGCAGCTTGATACTGTGGCAATGAAAGAGTTTGAAGATTTATATCACCGAGAAGCTTATCCGGGGTTGGGAACAGTGAAAAAACTATCTATTATGCATCATTTAGAGTTAATAGGAAGATATTTGGATAAGGAGTAG
- a CDS encoding RES family NAD+ phosphorylase — MVICERCFCDTEVISVIRNKAEIGDCPLCKCKNVHIYDTDKYEDLSMMFDELISIYTPVSLLPDSYPKSDTRLLKTELINNWNIFNKKSESDVYNIIIAICKEKYEYNAELFDQPVGIQELYDQEYLSKHSLLTTNSWDDFVEALKTKNRFHTHYVDLNLLERFCSYIRKPYKTGEMFYRCRISTEEGIPIEEMGAPPIDKTTDGRANARGIMCLYLGDAAETTIYEARAGAYDYVTVGKFKLKKDIIVVDLKKINQISPFLEGLDCLEYAINKEHLNKINDEMGKIMRRSDSALDYVPTQYITDFVKSIIHDDVAEYAGIEYKSVMHSDGYNLALFDPDLFECVETEVYGIDTIDYRKHPII; from the coding sequence ATGGTAATTTGCGAAAGATGTTTTTGCGACACAGAAGTTATCTCTGTTATCCGGAATAAAGCAGAGATTGGGGATTGTCCACTGTGTAAATGTAAAAATGTACATATATATGATACGGATAAGTATGAAGACCTGAGCATGATGTTTGATGAACTGATAAGTATATATACACCAGTTTCTTTGTTGCCAGATTCGTATCCGAAGTCAGATACTCGCTTGTTGAAGACTGAATTGATTAACAACTGGAATATTTTCAATAAAAAGAGCGAATCCGATGTGTATAACATAATTATTGCAATATGTAAAGAAAAGTATGAATATAATGCAGAGTTGTTTGACCAGCCGGTTGGTATTCAGGAGTTATATGACCAAGAGTATTTATCAAAACATTCTCTTTTGACTACGAATTCTTGGGATGATTTTGTAGAGGCACTAAAAACAAAAAATCGTTTTCATACGCATTATGTAGATTTGAACTTATTGGAACGATTTTGTTCATATATTCGTAAACCATATAAGACGGGAGAGATGTTTTATAGATGTAGAATTTCAACAGAAGAAGGGATTCCTATTGAAGAAATGGGGGCACCGCCAATTGATAAGACTACAGATGGTAGAGCTAATGCAAGAGGAATTATGTGCTTGTATTTGGGTGACGCTGCTGAGACTACAATATATGAAGCAAGAGCTGGTGCATATGATTATGTAACGGTTGGTAAATTTAAGCTCAAAAAAGATATTATTGTTGTCGACTTAAAGAAAATCAATCAAATAAGTCCATTTTTAGAGGGATTAGATTGCTTAGAATATGCGATTAATAAAGAGCACTTAAATAAGATAAATGACGAAATGGGTAAAATCATGCGGAGGAGCGATAGTGCCTTGGATTATGTTCCTACGCAATATATTACCGATTTTGTTAAAAGTATTATCCATGATGATGTTGCGGAATATGCGGGCATTGAATATAAAAGCGTAATGCACAGCGATGGATATAATTTGGCTTTGTTTGATCCGGACTTGTTTGAATGTGTGGAGACGGAAGTTTATGGAATAGATACCATTGATTATAGAAAACATCCAATTATATGA
- a CDS encoding alpha/beta fold hydrolase has translation MDKKRKGIITENKVSKVYDWSLGGYKQKVLVEGRMENLPIVITLHGGPGTPIPFSVGCRGLFPEYTDRFIMVYWDQLGCGINNYVIDDNFTIDSFVQMTKDLIREVKKVFPHNKVYIFSMSWGSILSAKILETDSYIVDGIVVWGQIVKDVFFNEEVLNALECSNLSKKKSEDIKGIRKENVSTKDLQLISTSIRKYTAGYQNKKGAQAPLGNIIKGLLTSPDYKMKDFKAMIVNGFQKNQSLWKEILALDLSHLLRKVQIPYIILQGDTDIVASTERVSELVKESNNENLQCEIIKNSGHMPESEGMDRVFEKLCQLKEEHYK, from the coding sequence ATGGATAAAAAGAGAAAAGGAATTATAACAGAAAACAAAGTTTCAAAGGTATATGATTGGTCGCTTGGTGGATATAAACAAAAGGTGTTAGTAGAAGGAAGAATGGAGAATCTTCCGATTGTAATAACTTTGCATGGTGGTCCGGGTACACCGATTCCATTTTCGGTGGGATGTCGTGGTCTTTTCCCAGAGTATACAGATAGATTTATAATGGTTTATTGGGATCAATTGGGGTGTGGTATAAATAATTATGTGATTGATGATAATTTTACGATAGACTCTTTCGTACAAATGACAAAGGATCTGATACGGGAAGTAAAAAAGGTGTTTCCACATAATAAAGTATATATTTTTTCTATGTCATGGGGTTCTATATTGAGTGCAAAAATCTTAGAGACAGACAGTTATATAGTTGATGGTATTGTTGTTTGGGGACAAATTGTTAAGGATGTATTTTTTAATGAGGAGGTATTAAATGCTCTGGAATGTTCCAATCTTTCTAAAAAGAAATCTGAGGATATAAAAGGTATAAGGAAAGAGAATGTTTCAACTAAAGATTTGCAATTGATTTCAACAAGTATCAGAAAATATACGGCTGGTTACCAGAATAAAAAAGGGGCACAGGCTCCATTAGGGAATATTATAAAAGGATTATTAACAAGTCCTGATTATAAAATGAAGGATTTTAAAGCCATGATAGTAAATGGATTTCAAAAGAATCAATCTTTATGGAAAGAAATATTGGCTTTAGATTTATCACATCTATTACGGAAAGTTCAAATTCCATACATAATCTTGCAAGGAGATACGGATATTGTGGCATCTACGGAGAGAGTAAGTGAACTTGTAAAAGAATCTAATAATGAGAATTTACAATGTGAGATTATTAAAAATTCAGGTCATATGCCTGAAAGTGAAGGAATGGATAGGGTGTTTGAAAAATTGTGTCAATTAAAAGAAGAACACTACAAATAG
- a CDS encoding Arm DNA-binding domain-containing protein: MAYKEKDTKEWTAQWFETNARGEKKKRRKRGFETKREALEYERQKKLNNSRSMDMKLSEFMEVYFTCLNRD, from the coding sequence ATGGCTTACAAAGAAAAAGACACTAAGGAATGGACAGCCCAATGGTTTGAAACAAATGCCAGGGGTGAAAAGAAAAAGCGAAGAAAAAGAGGTTTTGAGACAAAGCGAGAGGCTCTTGAGTATGAGCGACAGAAGAAATTGAATAACAGCAGAAGTATGGATATGAAGCTAAGTGAATTTATGGAAGTTTATTTTACATGCCTTAATCGAGATTAG
- a CDS encoding sce7726 family protein, with protein METNKMSNLNRIFTRNMLRHFIDGKVDNVYSSVVRRYTSNADQRNNRELISEIYFELKNNYRNEYFYKNTLLNKLLLGVHSVNTTTALTEVAIAKSKADFVLINGKAVVYEIKTELDNLERLSSQVDDYYKAFDHVAVVTYEKNLQQLQKVLDSIDKPVGIYVLRKNGKLGTVRKPQRHISDLDKEIIFKLLRKSEYEDIIAQWYGYLPEVTQFKYYAACKKLFLQIPIEQSYLYVLRMLKKRMQLEKEEFVKIPYELKFLAYFMELTYDDYQKLEVFLEHQYGGA; from the coding sequence ATGGAAACGAATAAAATGAGTAATTTAAATAGAATATTTACCCGCAATATGCTTCGTCACTTTATAGATGGGAAGGTGGATAATGTATATTCGTCAGTCGTTAGACGATATACAAGTAATGCCGATCAAAGGAATAACCGAGAATTAATAAGTGAAATTTATTTTGAATTGAAGAATAATTATCGTAATGAGTATTTTTATAAAAATACTTTGCTTAATAAGTTACTTCTAGGTGTGCATAGTGTTAATACGACAACTGCGTTGACAGAAGTTGCGATAGCAAAATCGAAAGCAGATTTTGTATTAATAAACGGTAAAGCTGTCGTATATGAGATAAAAACAGAACTTGATAATCTGGAGAGACTAAGTTCTCAGGTAGATGATTATTACAAGGCATTTGATCATGTAGCTGTAGTTACTTATGAGAAAAATCTGCAGCAGTTACAAAAGGTGCTGGATAGTATAGATAAACCTGTTGGTATTTATGTGTTAAGAAAAAATGGGAAGTTGGGTACGGTCCGGAAACCGCAAAGGCACATAAGCGATTTAGACAAGGAAATTATTTTCAAGTTACTAAGAAAAAGTGAATATGAAGATATAATTGCTCAGTGGTATGGCTATTTACCGGAGGTTACACAGTTCAAATATTATGCTGCTTGTAAAAAACTGTTTTTACAGATACCAATAGAACAGTCATATTTATATGTTTTGAGAATGTTAAAAAAGAGAATGCAACTTGAGAAAGAGGAGTTTGTTAAGATTCCATACGAATTAAAGTTTTTGGCGTATTTTATGGAATTGACATATGATGATTATCAGAAACTTGAAGTGTTTTTAGAACATCAATATGGAGGTGCGTAG